A single window of Oreochromis aureus strain Israel breed Guangdong linkage group 7, ZZ_aureus, whole genome shotgun sequence DNA harbors:
- the ldhbb gene encoding L-lactate dehydrogenase B-B chain — MASVLQKLITPLFSGPPEPPRNKVTVVGVGQVGMACALSILLRELADELALVDVVEDKLKGEMMDLQHGSLFLKTPKIVADKDYSVTANSRIVVVTAGVRQQEGESRLNLVQRNVNIFKHIVPQIVRYSPDCVIIVVSNPVDILTYVTWKLSGLPKHRVIGSGTNLDSARFRFLMADKLGIHPSSFNGWILGEHGDTSVPVWSGTNVAGVSLQTLNPDIGTESDDENWKETHKKVVDSAYEVIKLKGYTNWAIGLSVADLTESLMRNMNRIHPVSTMVEGMYGISDEVYLSLPCVLNNGGVASVINMTLTDEEVAQLQASANTLWDIQKDLQDV, encoded by the exons ATGGCTTCAGTCCTGCAGAAACTGATCACACCGCTGTTCAGTGGTCCACCTGAGCCTCCGAGGAATAAAGTTACAGTGGTGGGTGTGGGCCAGGTTGGCATGGCCTGTGCTCTCAGCATCCTACTCAGG GAGCTGGCTGATGAGCTGGCGCTGGTGGATGTGGTGGAGGATAAGCTGAAAGGAGAGATGATGGACCTGCAGCATGGCAGCCTCTTCctcaaaacccccaaaatagtTGCAGATAAAG ACTATTCGGTTACAGCTAACTCCCGCATCGTCGTGGTGACCGCCGGAGTCCGTCAGCAGGAGGGGGAGAGCAGGCTGAACCTCGTTCAGAGAAACGTCAACATCTTTAAGCACATTGTCCCCCAGATTGTCAGATACAGCCCTGACTGCGTCATCATTGTTGTTTCCAATCCAG TCGATATACTGACTTATGTGACCTGGAAACTGAGCGGGCTTCCCAAGCACCGTGTCATCGGCAGCGGCACCAACTTGGACTCGGCACGCTTCCGTTTCCTGATGGCCGACAAACTGGGAATCCACCCGAGCAGCTTCAATGGATGGATCCTGGGAGAGCATGGAGACACAAGTG TGCCTGTGTGGAGTGGAACAAACGTGGCTGGAGTCAGCCTGCAGACATTAAACCCTGATATCGGCACTGAGAGCGACGACGAGAACTGGAAAGAGACTCACAAGAAGGTGGTGGACAG TGCCTATGAGGTGATCAAACTGAAAGGCTACACCAACTGGGCCATCGGTCTCAGCGTAGCCGACCTGACAGAGAGTCTCATGAGGAACATGAACAGGATTCATCCCGTCTCCACCATGGTGGAG GGCATGTACGGGATCAGTGATGAGGTCTATCTGAGTCTGCCATGCGTGCTGAACAACGGGGGCGTGGCTAGCGTGATCAACATGACCCTGACAGATGAAGAGGTGGCCCAGCTGCAGGCCAGCGCTAACACGCTCTGGGACATCCAGAAGGACTTGCAGGACGTGTAA
- the LOC120441221 gene encoding spexin prohormone 1-like: protein MSLLVTLLLLSLVSQCWTAPQRRNWTSQAILYLKGAQGRRSFLERARREEENTFHSGTHKQNRDGRGSSLLLSILLELLQRAVEEDAGNPDNYLDYQEVNITHL, encoded by the exons ATGTCTCTACTAGTCACGTTGCTTTTGCTGTCGCTGGTTTCTCAGTGTTGGACTGCTCCACAG AGGAGAAACTGGACTTCTCAGGCCATCCTATACCTGAAAGGAGCAC AGGGACGCCGCTCATTTTTGGAACGTGccagaagagaggaagaaaacacTTTTCACTCAG GGACTCACAAGCAGAACAGAGATGGCCGAGGATCATCTTTGCTTTTATCCATTTTACTGGAACTCCTACAGCGAGCTGTAGAAGAAG ATGCAGGCAATCCAGATAATTACCTGGACTATCAGGAGGTGAATATAACCCACTTGTGA